A stretch of Christensenellaceae bacterium DNA encodes these proteins:
- the kdpD gene encoding two-component sensor histidine kinase has protein sequence MEHRPDPAELLRQIQQDAPVKAQGKLKIFFGYAAGVGKTYAMLEAAQDAKKRGVDVVVGYVEPHTRPETLALIDGLEVLPPLEVAYKGIALKEFDLDAALKRNPKLVLVDELAHTNAPGLRHKKRWGDIEELLNAGINVYTTVNVQHIESLNDIVASITQVVVRERIPDKVFDMADEVEIIDVEPSVLLERLHEGKIYQEKHASEALTHFFVRENLTALREIALRRVADRVNQENENVPAREHILVCLSTSPSNAKVIRTAARMAEVFHASFTALFVDTPENPALDAQGAKNLRDNIRLAKELGAKIATTYGENVPLQIAAFARVSGITKIVTGRTKRKAPFIGRRQNFVDQLIMHAPELEIFVIPDSEAKEYKPRRRHAWGKFRFSLRDFVRMLLIMAAAVLVGILFDYIGFSQTNVIVVLILGVLITANQTRGRFYGVVASVIGVLLYNFFFTDPRFTFNAYGAEYPVTFAIMLVAALITSALTSKVKRQAASATVNAFRTNILLEADRSLQDAKTRDEIAKRALVQIARFTHRPAVIYLTEYGEVCSVYAVNEDGEALEKAAFLNEDERAVAAWCVRNRHSAGKGTNTLPGAAAQYTPLTAKEGVLAVAGVVADEEEQLDSMRDSLLYALYAQITSALERYALNEAQRKAEMQAESERFRSNLLRAVSHDLRTPLTSISGSANSILTNDFDKETRDKLITGIYDDSLRLINLVENLLSVSRIDNNHVKLRTEPQLVFEIIEEALRHVSRKLSEHHLLTHLQDDMMTVNVDVQLIVQVFINIIDNAVKYTDAGSTIEILVLRKGNEAVVRIGDDGKGISDRDKKNIFDMFYTAGGNKGDSRRGLGLGLALCKIIVEAHGGRIAVMDNSPVRGTVFEFTLPIAEVINIVEDDQAIRNFMTATLDLNAYRCIAAESGEQALMYAVTNRPDIIILDLGLPDMDGVDIIKKLRGWSQCPIIVVGARSEDKDKISALDAGADDYLTKPFSMDELLARIRVAVRKLNPAQAGGEAVFRNGGLKIDYSAGCVYPDGKECHLTPMEYKMVCLLAKNVGRVLTHKYILKEVWNSTLESDIPSLRVTENE, from the coding sequence ATGGAGCATCGTCCCGATCCGGCCGAATTGCTTAGGCAGATCCAGCAGGATGCGCCGGTAAAGGCGCAGGGAAAACTGAAAATCTTTTTTGGCTATGCGGCTGGCGTAGGAAAAACCTACGCTATGCTGGAAGCCGCACAGGATGCAAAAAAGCGCGGCGTTGATGTGGTAGTCGGGTATGTGGAACCGCATACCCGTCCGGAGACGCTCGCGCTTATTGATGGTCTTGAGGTACTTCCGCCGCTTGAAGTGGCATACAAAGGGATTGCACTTAAGGAATTTGATCTTGACGCGGCGCTAAAGCGCAACCCCAAGCTCGTTTTGGTGGACGAACTGGCGCATACCAATGCGCCGGGGCTTCGGCATAAGAAACGGTGGGGAGATATTGAAGAATTGCTGAATGCAGGCATCAATGTTTATACGACGGTCAATGTCCAGCATATTGAGAGTCTGAACGATATTGTCGCGTCCATTACGCAGGTTGTGGTGCGCGAACGAATTCCGGATAAAGTGTTTGATATGGCGGACGAGGTAGAAATTATCGACGTCGAGCCGTCCGTTTTGTTAGAGCGGCTGCATGAAGGGAAAATATATCAGGAAAAGCATGCCAGCGAGGCGTTGACTCATTTCTTTGTACGGGAAAACCTGACGGCGCTGCGCGAGATCGCGTTGCGGCGCGTCGCCGATCGGGTCAACCAGGAAAACGAAAACGTTCCGGCGCGGGAACATATTTTGGTATGTCTGAGCACTTCGCCTTCCAACGCAAAGGTGATTCGCACAGCGGCGCGCATGGCGGAGGTGTTTCATGCCTCGTTTACCGCGCTGTTTGTGGACACACCTGAAAATCCGGCGCTGGATGCGCAGGGAGCAAAAAACTTGCGGGATAATATACGGCTGGCAAAGGAGCTGGGGGCAAAGATCGCAACGACGTACGGGGAGAATGTGCCGTTACAGATTGCCGCATTTGCGCGTGTAAGCGGGATTACCAAAATTGTGACAGGCAGGACGAAACGCAAAGCACCGTTCATCGGGCGGAGGCAGAATTTTGTGGACCAGTTGATTATGCACGCGCCCGAACTGGAGATTTTTGTAATACCGGACAGCGAGGCAAAGGAATATAAGCCGCGCAGGCGGCATGCCTGGGGAAAATTCCGTTTTTCACTGAGGGATTTTGTCAGGATGTTGCTGATCATGGCGGCGGCGGTACTGGTCGGTATTTTGTTTGATTATATTGGTTTCAGCCAAACAAACGTGATCGTGGTGCTGATATTGGGCGTACTTATAACGGCAAACCAGACGCGCGGCCGCTTTTACGGCGTGGTCGCATCTGTGATTGGCGTGCTGCTCTATAATTTTTTCTTCACTGATCCACGGTTTACCTTTAACGCATATGGCGCAGAGTATCCGGTCACCTTTGCGATTATGTTGGTTGCCGCGCTGATCACGAGCGCGCTTACCAGCAAGGTAAAGAGACAGGCGGCGTCCGCGACGGTTAACGCTTTCAGGACAAACATCCTTTTGGAAGCGGACCGCAGCCTGCAGGATGCAAAAACACGTGATGAAATTGCCAAGCGCGCACTGGTACAGATCGCTCGGTTTACGCATCGTCCGGCAGTTATTTACCTTACGGAATACGGGGAAGTATGCAGTGTATATGCTGTTAATGAGGATGGGGAAGCTTTGGAAAAGGCGGCCTTTTTAAACGAGGATGAACGGGCGGTCGCCGCCTGGTGCGTCCGCAACCGACATTCCGCAGGAAAAGGAACGAACACTCTGCCCGGCGCGGCAGCACAGTATACGCCTCTTACCGCAAAGGAAGGCGTGCTGGCCGTCGCAGGCGTGGTCGCGGACGAGGAAGAGCAGCTTGACAGCATGCGGGATTCCCTGCTTTATGCCCTGTATGCGCAAATTACATCCGCGCTCGAGCGGTATGCGCTCAATGAAGCGCAGCGAAAAGCGGAAATGCAGGCGGAAAGCGAGCGCTTCCGTTCCAATCTGCTGCGTGCGGTTTCACATGACCTGCGCACACCGCTCACGAGCATATCGGGCAGTGCAAATTCAATACTGACGAACGATTTTGACAAGGAAACCAGGGATAAACTGATTACAGGGATATATGACGATTCGCTGCGGCTTATAAACCTGGTGGAGAACCTGTTGTCCGTTTCGCGGATCGATAACAATCATGTGAAGCTGCGTACCGAGCCGCAACTGGTATTTGAAATCATTGAAGAAGCGCTGCGGCATGTGAGCCGCAAGCTTTCCGAACATCATTTACTTACGCATTTGCAGGACGATATGATGACGGTGAATGTGGACGTGCAGTTGATTGTGCAGGTGTTTATCAATATCATCGACAATGCGGTCAAATATACGGACGCCGGATCGACGATCGAGATTCTTGTGCTGCGCAAGGGAAACGAGGCCGTTGTACGTATCGGGGACGACGGTAAGGGGATCAGCGACCGCGATAAAAAGAATATATTCGATATGTTTTATACCGCAGGCGGAAACAAGGGAGACAGCCGCAGGGGACTGGGACTGGGATTGGCGCTTTGCAAGATCATCGTGGAAGCGCACGGCGGCAGGATCGCCGTCATGGACAACAGTCCGGTACGTGGAACGGTATTTGAATTTACGCTGCCCATAGCGGAGGTGATAAACATCGTTGAGGACGATCAGGCGATCCGTAATTTTATGACGGCGACGCTCGATTTGAACGCTTATCGGTGTATTGCCGCAGAGAGCGGGGAACAGGCGCTGATGTACGCGGTCACAAACCGGCCGGATATCATTATATTAGACCTTGGTCTGCCGGATATGGACGGTGTGGATATTATTAAAAAGCTGCGTGGCTGGTCGCAGTGCCCGATCATTGTCGTCGGCGCGCGCAGCGAGGATAAGGACAAGATCAGTGCGCTTGACGCAGGCGCGGATGATTACCTGACAAAGCCTTTTTCCATGGACGAGCTTTTAGCGCGTATACGGGTTGCCGTGCGTAAGTTAAATCCCGCACAGGCAGGCGGAGAGGCCGTATTCCGAAACGGCGGGCTGAAGATCGATTATTCCGCCGGCTGCGTATATCCTGACGGAAAGGAATGCCACCTGACGCCTATGGAATATAAGATGGTTTGCCTGCTTGCAAAAAATGTAGGAAGGGTGCTTACACACAAATACATTTTAAAAGAGGTGTGGAACAGCACGCTGGAAAGCGATATTCCATCGCTGCGGGTTACGGAAAATGAGTAA
- the kdpB gene encoding potassium-transporting ATPase ATP-binding subunit translates to MNTKKQKFANKQMIGRALKDSFLKLNPKIQVQNPVMFVVYIASILTTALYVLALVGVRDNTPGFILGIAVLLWLTVLFANFAEAIAEGRGKAQADALRAAKRDITAKKIPSAEQKDKVTEVPSATLRKGDIVFVAAGEQIPADGDVIDGAASVDESAITGESAPVIRESGGDRCAVTGGTTVISDWLVVLVTSNPGESFLDKMIAMVEGAARKKTPNEIALQILLVTLTIIFLVVTVSLYAFAHFSAQMQGMDANPTSVTSLLALLVCLAPTTIGALLSAIGIAGMSRLNQANVLAMSGRAIEAAGDVDVLLLDKTGTITLGNRQASEFVPVDGTDINELADAAQLSSLSDETPEGRSVVVLAKEKFGIRGRNLGELNATFIPFSAKTRMSGVDYEGNEIRKGAVDAICSYALEHGHQYSDECRKVVKRVSNSGGTPLIVAKNGRILGVIHLKDIIKQGVREKFSDLRKMGIKTIMITGDNPLTAAAIAAEAGVDDFLAEATPEGKLELIRDYQKSGHMVAMTGDGTNDAPALAQADVAVAMNTGTQAAKEAGNMVDLDSSPTKLIDIVRIGKQLLMTRGALTTFSIANDIAKYFAIIPPLFFLLFPQLQALNIMGLHSPESAILSAVIYNAVIIVALIPLALKGVKYREVPAGKLLMRNLLVFGAGGVILPFIAIKLIDMLLVAVGMF, encoded by the coding sequence ATGAATACGAAAAAACAAAAATTCGCGAACAAACAAATGATTGGACGCGCCCTGAAAGATTCTTTCTTAAAGCTCAATCCGAAAATACAGGTGCAAAATCCGGTTATGTTTGTTGTCTATATCGCGTCCATCCTCACAACAGCGCTTTATGTACTGGCGTTGGTGGGGGTCAGAGACAATACCCCGGGTTTTATCCTAGGGATTGCAGTCCTTTTGTGGCTGACAGTTCTGTTTGCCAACTTTGCCGAGGCCATCGCCGAAGGCCGCGGCAAAGCGCAGGCAGATGCACTGCGAGCGGCAAAACGTGATATTACCGCGAAAAAAATACCGTCCGCAGAGCAAAAGGACAAGGTGACGGAGGTTCCCTCGGCAACACTGCGCAAGGGAGATATTGTATTCGTCGCGGCAGGAGAACAGATTCCTGCGGACGGCGATGTGATTGATGGCGCGGCTTCCGTTGATGAAAGCGCAATTACCGGAGAATCCGCACCCGTTATCAGGGAAAGCGGCGGCGATCGGTGTGCGGTCACGGGCGGAACGACAGTCATTTCCGATTGGCTGGTCGTTCTGGTGACCAGCAATCCGGGAGAAAGCTTCCTCGATAAAATGATCGCGATGGTGGAGGGAGCCGCGCGTAAAAAGACGCCTAACGAGATCGCGCTGCAAATATTGCTGGTGACGCTGACAATCATTTTTCTGGTGGTAACCGTGTCACTGTATGCATTCGCTCATTTCTCGGCGCAGATGCAGGGAATGGACGCTAACCCGACATCCGTCACATCCTTGCTGGCGCTGCTGGTATGTCTTGCGCCGACCACCATTGGCGCATTGCTTTCCGCGATCGGTATTGCGGGCATGAGCCGTTTAAACCAGGCAAACGTACTGGCGATGAGCGGACGGGCGATCGAAGCAGCCGGAGATGTGGATGTACTGCTTTTGGATAAAACAGGAACGATCACCCTGGGAAACAGGCAGGCCAGCGAATTTGTTCCTGTAGACGGCACGGATATAAACGAACTGGCGGACGCGGCGCAGCTTTCTTCCCTGTCCGACGAGACGCCGGAAGGCAGGAGCGTCGTCGTATTGGCAAAAGAAAAGTTTGGGATACGCGGACGCAACTTAGGCGAACTCAATGCAACCTTTATACCATTTTCAGCTAAAACCCGTATGAGCGGGGTGGATTATGAGGGGAACGAAATACGCAAGGGCGCGGTTGACGCGATCTGCAGCTATGCATTGGAACACGGGCATCAGTACTCGGACGAATGCCGGAAAGTTGTAAAACGCGTATCAAATAGCGGAGGAACACCGCTGATTGTCGCTAAAAACGGCAGGATACTGGGCGTGATCCATTTGAAAGATATTATCAAACAGGGAGTACGGGAAAAGTTTTCCGACCTCAGAAAAATGGGCATCAAAACGATCATGATTACAGGAGATAATCCACTGACGGCTGCCGCAATCGCGGCGGAAGCGGGCGTGGATGATTTCCTGGCAGAAGCGACGCCCGAAGGGAAGCTGGAACTAATCCGTGATTACCAGAAAAGCGGCCATATGGTGGCAATGACAGGCGACGGAACCAACGACGCACCCGCGCTCGCGCAGGCGGATGTTGCGGTAGCGATGAATACGGGCACGCAAGCTGCAAAAGAAGCGGGAAACATGGTAGATCTCGATTCCTCGCCAACTAAGCTGATAGACATTGTGCGCATTGGTAAACAGCTTTTGATGACGCGCGGCGCGCTGACAACGTTTTCCATCGCCAACGATATTGCAAAATATTTTGCGATCATCCCGCCGCTTTTTTTCCTGTTATTTCCGCAACTGCAGGCGCTTAATATTATGGGGCTTCATAGTCCGGAAAGCGCCATCCTTTCGGCCGTGATCTATAACGCGGTTATCATCGTGGCGCTCATTCCGCTTGCTTTAAAGGGCGTGAAGTACAGGGAAGTACCGGCGGGAAAGCTGCTGATGCGCAATCTTCTCGTGTTTGGAGCGGGCGGCGTCATCCTGCCGTTTATCGCTATCAAGCTGATTGACATGCTGCTGGTGGCGGTAGGAATGTTTTAG
- a CDS encoding glycosyl transferase, whose translation MSEFSHVFALCAYKESPYLEECIRSLKGQTTEANILIATSTPNAYLKNMAEKFDIPLYVSGRESGIGRDWNFALSCAQADFVTIAHQDDVYLPEYLEKLAAYNDKAKNPILFFTDYGELRGNKTVYENQLLHVKRRINAFLKPRAFWGSRFMRNRTLSVGSAICCPSVCINKKAFPDFRFSETMSCDLDWDAWSRLAKKKGSFVYLPEPLMLHRIHEGSETTNQLEGGKRFAEDYEMFRRYWPSPIAKMLMRRYVKGAQSNEIEK comes from the coding sequence ATGAGTGAGTTTTCCCACGTGTTTGCCTTGTGTGCATATAAAGAAAGTCCATATCTGGAAGAGTGTATCCGCTCGCTGAAAGGACAGACCACAGAGGCAAATATCCTGATCGCAACGTCGACGCCGAATGCCTATCTTAAGAATATGGCGGAAAAATTTGATATTCCGCTGTATGTGAGCGGCAGGGAAAGCGGGATCGGCCGCGACTGGAATTTTGCGCTGTCCTGCGCGCAGGCTGATTTTGTAACGATTGCGCATCAGGACGATGTATATCTTCCGGAGTATCTTGAAAAGCTGGCGGCATATAACGACAAGGCAAAAAATCCCATTTTGTTTTTTACGGACTACGGAGAATTGCGCGGTAATAAGACGGTTTATGAAAACCAGTTGTTACATGTAAAACGCAGGATCAATGCGTTTTTAAAGCCACGGGCGTTTTGGGGAAGCAGGTTTATGCGTAACCGTACGCTTTCTGTAGGCAGCGCGATCTGTTGTCCGTCTGTCTGTATCAACAAGAAAGCGTTTCCGGATTTTCGGTTCAGCGAGACGATGTCATGCGACCTCGACTGGGATGCGTGGAGCAGGCTGGCAAAAAAGAAAGGATCGTTTGTGTATCTTCCGGAGCCGTTAATGCTGCACCGGATCCATGAGGGATCGGAAACAACCAATCAATTGGAGGGCGGCAAACGGTTTGCGGAGGATTATGAAATGTTCCGGCGGTATTGGCCGTCGCCGATTGCCAAAATGTTGATGCGCAGGTATGTAAAGGGCGCGCAGAGCAACGAGATCGAAAAATAA
- a CDS encoding hypothetical protein (possible pseudo due to internal stop codon) has protein sequence MTLREYLLRCITGKEIVVHEGGNMVVAELKRIGNNLNQLTYLTNAGRIYDCERELQNLYTEVREVRRAWQ, from the coding sequence TTGACGCTGCGGGAATACCTCCTGCGGTGTATCACAGGCAAGGAGATCGTCGTCCATGAAGGCGGGAATATGGTAGTAGCGGAGCTCAAGAGAATCGGCAACAACCTCAACCAGCTTACTTATCTTACCAACGCCGGGCGCATTTATGACTGTGAGCGGGAGCTGCAAAACCTGTATACCGAGGTACGGGAGGTGCGCAGGGCATGGCAATAA
- a CDS encoding hypothetical protein (frameshifted, deletion at around 198810,198750), with protein MAIIKAVNSWAGLARAINYIASGGKTECRLTGGHNCSSMYAIEEMRDTKEAWRKTGGSTNTLSRVFPRRGHYPARSL; from the coding sequence ATGGCAATAATTAAGGCGGTAAATTCATGGGCGGGCCTTGCGCGGGCCATAAACTACATCGCAAGCGGCGGGAAAACGGAATGCAGGCTGACCGGTGGGCATAACTGCTCTTCCATGTACGCCATCGAGGAAATGCGGGACACCAAAGAGGCATGGCGCAAAACGGGAGGCAGTACAAACACTTTATCCAGAGTTTTCCCCCGGCGAGGACATTACCCCGCGCGAAGCCTTTGA
- the kdpC gene encoding potassium-transporting ATPase KdpC subunit: MWKTIKTVAPKALVFILILTLVCGLVYPLVITGISQIAFPKQANGSIIEIGGVQYGSELLAQEFTGGQYLHGRVMNVNTETFTDDEGEPLLFAGPTNLSPASEDFDALMAERVNKIRAENPEMGDTPIPVDLVTSSGSGLDPHISPAGAEYQVKRIAKARNMEEQQVRDVITKYTDGRFLGIFGEPTVNVLKVNLALDGLL, translated from the coding sequence ATGTGGAAAACGATAAAAACGGTTGCGCCTAAGGCGCTGGTGTTTATACTGATACTAACGCTTGTTTGTGGATTGGTCTATCCGCTTGTCATCACGGGAATTTCGCAAATCGCGTTCCCAAAACAGGCAAACGGCAGTATCATAGAGATAGGCGGCGTACAGTATGGCAGTGAACTCCTAGCACAGGAATTTACAGGCGGGCAGTATCTGCATGGACGCGTAATGAACGTGAACACGGAAACATTTACCGATGATGAAGGAGAGCCGTTGCTGTTCGCAGGACCGACAAACTTATCTCCGGCGAGTGAGGACTTTGATGCCTTGATGGCGGAGAGGGTCAATAAGATACGTGCGGAAAATCCGGAAATGGGAGATACGCCAATTCCCGTCGACCTTGTGACAAGCTCCGGTAGCGGGCTGGATCCGCATATATCGCCTGCGGGGGCGGAGTATCAGGTGAAGAGGATTGCAAAGGCTCGAAATATGGAAGAGCAGCAGGTGCGCGACGTGATTACGAAATATACGGACGGACGCTTCCTGGGAATTTTCGGAGAACCGACGGTGAATGTACTGAAAGTAAACCTGGCCCTTGACGGGTTATTATAA
- a CDS encoding (Fe-S)-binding protein: protein MKRKIIKIDKKKCNGCGLCAQACHENAIGMVNGKAKLLRDDYCDGLGDCLPVCPTNAISFEEREAAAYDEEAVKRNQQTAKTPPAGGCPGMRALKIKRQSASPASSPEPASGGGISSELMQWPVQLKLVAPNAPYLQNADLLIAADCTAFAYGNFHHDFIKGKITLIGCPKLDEVDYADKLTDILANNEIKSITVVRMSVPCCGGIVTAVTDAMHRAGKMIPWSIVTVDTDGTILE, encoded by the coding sequence ATGAAACGGAAAATTATTAAAATAGACAAAAAAAAATGTAATGGCTGCGGTCTGTGCGCACAGGCGTGTCATGAAAACGCAATCGGTATGGTAAACGGCAAAGCAAAACTGCTGCGCGACGATTATTGCGACGGCCTCGGGGATTGCCTCCCCGTATGTCCTACGAATGCGATTTCGTTTGAGGAACGCGAGGCTGCCGCGTATGATGAAGAAGCGGTAAAACGCAATCAGCAGACGGCAAAAACGCCTCCGGCGGGCGGATGTCCTGGGATGCGCGCCCTCAAAATCAAGCGCCAGTCAGCTTCCCCTGCATCTTCGCCAGAACCAGCATCCGGCGGCGGCATTTCCTCTGAACTGATGCAGTGGCCGGTGCAACTAAAGTTGGTCGCTCCGAATGCGCCGTATCTGCAAAATGCCGACCTGCTGATTGCGGCAGACTGCACCGCCTTTGCCTACGGTAATTTCCACCATGATTTTATCAAAGGCAAGATTACGCTCATTGGCTGTCCAAAGCTTGACGAGGTGGATTACGCGGACAAACTGACGGACATCTTGGCAAATAATGAAATCAAAAGCATCACCGTCGTGCGTATGTCCGTTCCTTGCTGCGGCGGAATCGTAACGGCTGTGACAGACGCGATGCACCGTGCCGGAAAAATGATTCCCTGGAGCATTGTGACCGTAGATACGGATGGAACGATACTGGAATAA
- a CDS encoding hypothetical protein (possible pseudo due to internal stop codon) — protein MKKLVVDSTEITILKIEDKDRISLTDMIKAKDGDFFISDWLRNRNTVEFSGIWE, from the coding sequence ATGAAAAAATTAGTTGTCGATTCCACAGAAATCACAATTCTAAAAATTGAAGATAAAGACCGTATCTCCCTTACAGATATGATTAAGGCAAAGGACGGAGACTTTTTCATTTCAGACTGGTTGCGTAACCGGAATACAGTTGAATTTTCAGGAATTTGGGAATAG
- a CDS encoding putative glycosyl transferase, whose translation MKELLVFIPAYNEQDNIEKVVKDIKEHCTDVDFVVIDDGSTDDTVRICREKNIPYLSLPINLGLDGVFQTGNKYAYLNGYQMAMPFDGDGQHNAEYIAPLIDKMKEGYDIVIGSRFVDRKKHRSLRMAGSRLLSGMFRLTTGKRFTDPTSGMRLVSRKIMKQIAFDPNCGAEPDTWAYFVRKGARLAEVQVEMNEREAGTSYFTLGRSIAYMFRMLISMAFINLFRGKEER comes from the coding sequence ATGAAAGAGCTGTTGGTATTTATCCCTGCATATAACGAGCAGGATAATATCGAGAAAGTAGTAAAGGATATTAAGGAGCACTGTACCGACGTTGACTTTGTCGTGATAGACGACGGTTCGACGGATGATACGGTGCGTATTTGCCGTGAGAAAAATATCCCGTATTTATCTCTTCCGATCAATTTGGGGCTGGACGGCGTATTCCAGACTGGAAATAAGTATGCCTATCTGAACGGTTATCAGATGGCGATGCCTTTCGACGGAGACGGCCAGCATAACGCGGAGTATATCGCGCCGTTGATCGATAAGATGAAAGAAGGCTATGATATCGTTATCGGTTCGCGCTTTGTTGACAGAAAGAAGCATCGAAGCCTGCGTATGGCCGGCTCCCGCCTTTTAAGCGGTATGTTTCGCCTGACAACAGGAAAACGGTTCACGGACCCGACCTCGGGAATGCGCCTTGTAAGCCGCAAGATTATGAAACAGATCGCATTTGATCCCAACTGCGGCGCGGAACCGGATACATGGGCTTATTTTGTACGCAAAGGGGCAAGGCTTGCCGAAGTGCAGGTAGAAATGAACGAGCGGGAAGCGGGAACGAGCTATTTCACGTTAGGGCGCTCTATTGCCTATATGTTCCGGATGCTGATTTCCATGGCCTTTATCAATTTGTTTCGCGGAAAGGAAGAAAGATAA
- the kdpA gene encoding potassium-transporting ATPase potassium-binding subunit, producing MSNQILQYVLYIAILIALAIPLGRYIGKVMNGEKTFLSKALVPVENFTYKVLHVDKNEDMGWKKYAVCCVLFSALGFAILFFLNMAQGFLPLNPQGFEGTSAHLAFNTTASFVSNTNWQSYSGESTLSYLTQMLGLTVQNFVSAATGMVVLFALIRGFTREKGVGVGNFWVDMTRATWYVLIPLSIVVALLLVSQGVVQNLSAYTETNLLQPQILADGTTVTGQIIPQGPAASQIAIKQLGTNGGGFFGVNSAFPLENPTIFSNMIEMISLLLIPVALCFTFGRNVKDKRQGLAIFLAMIIMLVAFLAVIGVNEASGTPQLTQDGAVNISATDDQAGGNMEGKESRFGIATSSTWASFTTAASNGSVNSMHDSYTPLSGLATMLQMQLGEVIFGGVGCGLYGMLAFAIIAVFLAGLMVGRTPEYLGKKIEPFEMKMATLVCLATPLAALIGTAIACYIPSSMDSLTNGGPHGFSEILYAFSSGAGNNGSAFAGLNANTPFFNIAIGIVMLFVRFMPMIATLAIAGSMVHKQKVAVSAGTLPTHNALFIIILIIVVLLVGALSFLPALAVGPIAEYFQMIG from the coding sequence ATGAGCAATCAGATTTTACAGTATGTGCTTTATATCGCCATTCTCATAGCGCTGGCAATCCCGCTCGGCAGGTATATTGGCAAGGTGATGAACGGGGAAAAGACTTTTCTTTCGAAAGCTCTTGTGCCAGTGGAAAACTTCACATATAAAGTTTTGCATGTGGATAAGAACGAGGACATGGGATGGAAAAAGTATGCGGTTTGCTGTGTGCTTTTCAGTGCTCTCGGGTTTGCGATCCTCTTCTTTTTGAATATGGCGCAAGGATTTTTACCGCTTAATCCGCAAGGTTTCGAGGGAACGTCCGCACATTTGGCGTTTAATACCACGGCAAGCTTTGTGAGCAATACGAACTGGCAGTCGTACTCTGGGGAAAGTACGCTTTCTTACCTGACGCAAATGCTGGGACTTACTGTCCAGAATTTTGTTTCCGCAGCGACAGGCATGGTCGTACTGTTCGCGTTGATTCGCGGATTTACAAGGGAAAAAGGAGTTGGCGTCGGCAACTTCTGGGTGGATATGACGCGGGCTACATGGTATGTGCTCATTCCACTTTCCATTGTGGTGGCGCTTTTGCTCGTTTCACAGGGCGTGGTGCAAAACCTGTCGGCTTATACGGAAACAAACCTGCTTCAACCGCAGATATTGGCGGATGGTACGACAGTCACGGGACAGATCATCCCGCAAGGGCCGGCGGCAAGTCAGATTGCTATTAAACAGCTAGGCACGAACGGCGGCGGCTTCTTTGGCGTAAACTCCGCGTTTCCACTGGAAAACCCGACGATTTTTTCCAATATGATCGAAATGATTTCGTTGCTGTTGATTCCGGTTGCTTTGTGCTTTACTTTTGGCAGAAATGTAAAAGACAAACGACAGGGTTTGGCGATTTTTCTGGCAATGATTATTATGCTGGTCGCCTTTCTGGCGGTTATTGGTGTCAATGAGGCAAGCGGAACGCCGCAGCTTACACAGGACGGCGCAGTCAATATCAGCGCGACAGACGACCAGGCGGGCGGAAATATGGAAGGCAAGGAAAGCCGCTTTGGCATTGCGACCTCAAGCACATGGGCGTCATTTACCACAGCCGCGTCAAACGGATCGGTAAACAGCATGCATGACAGCTATACGCCTCTTAGTGGACTAGCGACAATGCTGCAAATGCAGCTGGGGGAAGTGATCTTTGGAGGCGTTGGATGCGGTCTTTACGGTATGCTTGCCTTTGCAATCATTGCCGTATTCCTGGCGGGACTGATGGTGGGCAGGACGCCCGAATACCTAGGTAAAAAAATTGAACCGTTTGAAATGAAAATGGCGACGCTGGTCTGTCTGGCGACTCCGCTTGCGGCTTTGATCGGCACGGCAATCGCATGCTATATACCGTCTTCGATGGACAGTCTTACCAATGGCGGACCGCATGGATTTTCGGAAATCCTGTATGCCTTTTCGTCGGGCGCAGGCAACAATGGCTCGGCATTCGCGGGCCTTAATGCCAATACGCCGTTTTTCAACATAGCAATCGGCATTGTCATGCTGTTTGTACGTTTTATGCCTATGATCGCAACCCTGGCGATTGCGGGTTCGATGGTACACAAGCAAAAGGTAGCGGTGTCCGCAGGGACCCTGCCTACGCATAACGCGCTGTTCATCATCATATTGATTATTGTGGTATTGCTTGTGGGAGCGCTTTCGTTCCTTCCGGCTCTGGCGGTAGGACCTATTGCGGAATATTTCCAGATGATCGGTTAA